The Dermacentor silvarum isolate Dsil-2018 chromosome 11, BIME_Dsil_1.4, whole genome shotgun sequence region GAGTTCAGACTTTCCTCCTGGCACCTATTGCTCCCCCAGAAAAAACCCACTTTCCCGCACAGAGTGCCCCCATTCCCTAAGAGAAAAGTCAGCATAGAAGCTACAGAGTACCGACCTTGCTTCTTCGGGCTAAGCAAGGACGGGAGCCGAGCGgccgcgccaagcgcgccgcGCCCTTTCCCCAAAATGGGAGAAGAGTCACCGCACTGGAGCTAGAGTATCGACTTTCCTTCTCAGGCACGGGGATCTCGAGGGAAGAAAGAAGAAGGGAGGCTCCTCTACGTCACGGGGCCACGCCGAGCGGCCAGCCAGCGACGCGAAGCGACAGCGACCAGCGCGCCCTCTGTCGGCGTTCCCTAAACTCCCGCGACCTCCTGTGCAGTGAGGCGTCGCGCGCGacaagctgctgctgccgcgttccTAGCCGCAGCGCGCCGCAGTGCCTTGGCCGTCGTCCCGTAGGAGGATGTGGAGTGTGCGCTGAGCTGACGCTGTCTGTTGCTGAGGCTGCGGCACGCGGTTTCAACGAGGTTCGCGCGCTGGGCTTCCCGACAGGGGCGATTTGTTACCGGAAACTCGGTGCGCACTTTACGCTTAGGCGAAGGAAACTTTTGGGGTGGTATGAACTTTGCGAACACTTTTAACGAGATCGGGAAGCCTACTGTGCTCAACCCACGAAAGTTACTTCCGGGAATAAATGAGCTGCTATTTAGGCGCTAAACGAAGATCCAGGATAACAAGAGCTGCAATAGCGTATAATGAGGCTATATTGTGTCTTTTAAAAAGAATAGAAACACCTAATATATTTGAAAGCCGCTACTTGAAGTGAACGAAtgtattttaaaatttttatgCGCTCCTTCTTCCCAATCAATTCCAGTAAATTCCGGTGTGCATGTGTTAGGTCTAACACTCTGGAACCAGGGTTCTACTGACCAAAAATTCTACGCACACGTTTTAATTTGTGAAACGTAAACAAGAGCAGGCGAATACTGTGTCATTTAAGACGAACGTACAAAACGATTTGAGGTGTCTACAGCACATAGTTTAGTGATAGCCAGCGCTGTTGCGCTTTGATTGTTCCCTCATTTCTTTAGACCAAGTTCCAACCTGTGCGCTAATTACAGCGATGCGGGTAGTGAAATTGAGTGAACGAAACAGAACAGAGAACACGGCGATGTCACTGCGGACAAAGCGCCGCGTCCCGCATCATCTGTCGCCCGCATCGAGCGCGTATCTTtgagtttcgttttttttttttaatgtgtcaTGTCGTGGAACATTGTTGCTTCTCGCGGAGAGCATCACTAGACCTCCGTAGGCAATCTCGGGAGGTCGCCACCGTGATCAATAATCGGCCACAACAGGCGGAGAAGGCGCCAGGGAAGGGTGGGAAAGAAAGCAAACGCTGAGCTCGAAACGCTCAGTTTTCGTCCGCGTCGAGAAAGCCAACTCCGATGAGCTCCAAGTCGTCCGAGGAACGGCACCCCAGGGTTCGCGGAAAGTATGCGGAAATTTCACTCGTGGCGCCGCCTCACGGCGGCCAGTGCCAATAGCACAAACGTCAATGCAGGCGACACTTTCTAGGCTTCGTTTCAACTCAGGTCAGAAAGTAAAGGCTACGCCGATCGTTCAAATCTTTACAAAATTACTCAACGTAGTGACTTGCATCATTTCCTTTGTGCGTCCAACTCTGTTGACGACGCGGTTGAGAGATTATGCAGCAAACGAAACCCCGTTCCATTTCATTGAAACATGTTTCCTCCGAAACCCGCTAGGAGCCGCGCAGGGCGCTTTTCGGTTTTCGGTGCGCCGAGCTCGACGCGGGCCCTGGGTTTTCACGTCGTTCAACATGTCCGGAGCGTTCGGCGCTCCGAGCGCTGCTCTCGGAGCGACGTGAGACCTCTGGCCGTGGCATCGTCGGGTGTGCGTGCTCCTCCAGGATCTCCGACGCTGGCGGCACACTCCGGGGTGGGCGAGTGAAAGGCCCCAGTGAGAGAGGAGGAGAGGACCTGTGCGGCGTGTGGCGGCCCGTACGGtcgcaacggcggcggcggcggcggtttgCTGCTGCTGGCTGCGCCGTGGTGCTGCCGTGTGTCCCGTGCCGGTTTTGCGCGCTTGCGGTCGTCGCCGTGGTTGGTGAGGCGCCGCCTCCGTCGAACGGCCATGCATCACCGGCGGCGGCGCGGCTCTGACCCCGGACGACAGGGAATGGCGTCCGCCGCAGTCGTCGTCGCCTCTCTGCTGCCCCGAGAGCTGAAGCCGCTGCGGCCGCAGCGGCGGCCGCAGCGTCGGTCCGGCGCCCGGTAGCGCCCGACCCCGGCGGGAGCCGCGAGGGAGCGGGGGCCCTGGCGCCTTCGACGTCATGGCGCGACCCACCGCGCTGCTGCTCCCTATGGTCCTGCTGGctccgctgctgctggtgcgttGCTCGGAGCCGCAGGCGCCGGCACTGCTGGCCGCGCTGCCCGCGCGCTCGGCTCCGGCGCTGGCCCGGGCGCTgcggcgcgcgctggcgcgcTCGGGCCAGGGCCCCGGCGACTCGCCGGGCCCCTGGCTCGCGGTCACgctggccgcggacgccgacacgCGCGCGGCGCTCGCCGCCCTGTGCGCCGCCCTCGAGAACCACCGGCCCCTGCTCGTGGTCTCGatggctccgccgccgtcggcgttCGCAGCGGCGTTGGCCGCGGGATACGCCAAGCTGCCCGTGCTCGCCTACACCGGAGGATACCTGGACAGGGCGGCCCAGGTGAGTGGCGTGTCATTTCTACCCCGTGACTCGAACGGTTTTTGGCTGGCTGGGCTGCTGGCTCACTGCTGTCCGTCCAACGCAGCGGGTACCCGAGAAATGTGCCAGGATCCGGGTCCTTGTCTTGCGCCTTCGGTGTTTTTACCCAGCCTTCGGAACATAATGGCATGATACTTTCGCGCTATTTTGTCCACAATCGACAAACTTCTACAGACAACGTGTCACACTATGCGGATATTGCTGAATACGTGGTTTCGGTCGACAGCAATGGAGTCTGACGTGGAGTAACATTCGTGACGCGTAGAATGTCATGTGGTCTTGCGTAAACGCTGGAGTTCCCGGAATCCTGCGGTTCAATACCACTAGTATCCTTCGAACGGCCTCTTTGATTTGTTTCGGTTTGTGGTGTTGTTAATGAATGTGACGCAGTGGCACAGGGACGACATTTCGAAGCTTGTGTATACTGAACGCAGTAACGTAATATTATGCCTTATAACGTATCATCAGCGGCTGGCTATGGCCGTATTGAGTTTAGAATTTCCTACGAAGAATTTCTACGAATTTCCTACTAAAGCTGTGTTTCAA contains the following coding sequences:
- the LOC119432581 gene encoding uncharacterized protein LOC119432581 codes for the protein MARPTALLLPMVLLAPLLLVRCSEPQAPALLAALPARSAPALARALRRALARSGQGPGDSPGPWLAVTLAADADTRAALAALCAALENHRPLLVVSMAPPPSAFAAALAAGYAKLPVLAYTGGYLDRAAQSHRSSKDIVKKDIATVPGSNSFDKPS